Proteins from a genomic interval of Zingiber officinale cultivar Zhangliang chromosome 1B, Zo_v1.1, whole genome shotgun sequence:
- the LOC122042730 gene encoding pentatricopeptide repeat-containing protein At5g65560-like: protein MTSFSRSGDADEVIRLFRELMLWHPTPNALCYNTLINSLAVANRYDHVDKLFDEMVASGVAPTTASYTILLKSRSFDPNFIEYAYRLIPLMVQSGCQPDTSTYTMLIAGLCRARRMDEAWGVLDQMVEDKLLPTVQSYTCIVQGYCSEGRIKEAKRLVARMEGIGCPPDVVTHGILIEALCEAGEFHEVEKLLMESEKKGWKPNEVIYNIYMNGFCKAGKIDESFRLLEVMLTNELHPTIVTLNILFECLCRDSKVWEAKCLLERSAQLGWDPDVFFYNSLMSRFCKMNELVCVLKLFNDLFKKGISPDSCTFTIVIRSLCKAGMLQRAKCLFSNSSFAADVVAFNTLLHEFYRAQEFNEVRALYIKMISENIIPNKFTYCMMIDTLCRERRYMDAIDCFLRSLMIGFFPDLVIRLNNWLVKDGKLREILNLAEGLLCRGLVIDVSVFSALIRALCKEGYCKSNDLDRVCLLLERMLGMK, encoded by the coding sequence ATGACATCCTTCTCCCGCTCCGGCGACGCTGACGAGGTCATCCGTCTCTTTCGCGAGCTCATGCTCTGGCACCCCACCCCCAACGCTCTCTGCTACAACACCCTTATCAATTCCCTAGCGGTCGCCAACCGCTACGACCATGTTGATAAGTTGTTCGACGAAATGGTAGCATCCGGAGTCGCACCCACCACTGCCTCTTACACCATCCTCTTAAAGTCACGGTCTTTCGACCCCAATTTCATCGAATATGCCTACAGGCTCATTCCTTTGATGGTTCAGTCCGGCTGCCAGCCGGATACATCCACCTACACGATGCTCATAGCAGGGCTCTGCCGTGCAAGGAGAATGGATGAGGCTTGGGGCGTCTTGGATCAAATGGTGGAGGATAAGCTGCTTCCCACTGTGCAGTCATACACTTGTATTGTTCAGGGGTATTGCTCGGAAGGTAGGATCAAGGAGGCCAAAAGGCTAGTCGCCAGGATGGAGGGAATCGGTTGCCCACCTGACGTCGTAACTCATGGCATCTTGATAGAAGCTCTTTGTGAGGCTGGGGAATTCCATGAGGTGGAGAAGCTTTTGATGGAAAGTGAGAAGAAAGGCTGGAAGCCGAATGAGGTGATTTATAACATATACATGAATGGTTTCTGCAAGGCTGGTAAAATTGATGAATCATTTCGGTTGTTGGAAGTTATGCTAACAAATGAGTTGCATCCTACAATTGTTACTCTCAATATTCTTTTTGAGTGTCTCTGCCGTGATTCAAAAGTTTGGGAAGCCAAATGCTTATTGGAGAGAAGTGCTCAGTTGGGATGGGATCCTGATGTCTTCTTTTACAACTCCTTAATGAGTAGATTTTGTAAGATGAATGAATTGGTTTGTGTTCTAAagctattcaatgacttgtttaAGAAAGGGATCAGTCCCGACTCTTGCACATTTACCATTGTGATCCGAAGCCTTTGCAAAGCCGGGATGCTTCAACGAGCTAAATGTTTATTCAGCAATAGCAGTTTTGCTGCTGATGTTGTAGCCTTTAACACTTTGCTTCATGAGTTTTACAGGGCACAAGAGTTTAACGAGGTGCGAGCACTTTATATAAAGATGATCTCTGAAAACATCATTCCAAATAAATTCACGTATTGCATGATGATTGATACTCTTTGTCGAGAAAGACGTTATATGGATGCTATTGATTGCTTTCTTAGATCGTTGATGATTGGATTCTTCCCGGATCTTGTTATTCGACTAAATAATTGGTTGGTGAAGGATGGAAAGCTTAGAGAAATACTAAACCTTGCTGAAGGACTATTATGCAGAGGCTTGGTCATAGATGTTTCTGTATTCAGTGCATTGATCAGGGCATTATGCAAAGAGGGTTATTGCAAAAGCAACGATCTGGACAGAGTTTGTCTATTACTTGAAAGAATGTTGGGAATGAAATAG
- the LOC121982160 gene encoding peptidyl-prolyl cis-trans isomerase FKBP16-1, chloroplastic-like isoform X2 yields MGRWLNGSGEWATTAANGSGSGRGRRGIRDPWHGNRIEAMTEKAATGVLGVLLQCSRRADIFSVDGVGRVASRLPASPPWIQKRRGNRRGRSRSKMQACALCTSMFRTSMVTMKISAPHALRRDARTIRMRSLVSQFTRGVSRREVVGVAALIFSNPALSLPLQEAKDSENIRYRKLESGVKIQDIIEGEGPEAHEGDLVEFNYVCRRSNGYFVHSTVDQFSGESSPVVLPLDGKQIIEGLKDVIVGMKAGGKRRALIPPNVGYINENLKPIPDEFGPRRSLLSHASEPLVFEVQLLKVL; encoded by the exons ATGGGGAGATGGCTTAACGGCTCGGGCGAATGGGCGACGACGGCGGCTAACGGCTCGGGCAGCGGCAGAGGGAGAAGGGGAATTAGAGATCCATGGCATGGAAATAGAATTGAAGCAATGACAGAAAAGGCTGCAACAGGGGTTTTAGGGGTTCTCTTGCAGTGTTCGA GAAGGGCAGACATATTCTCTGTCGATGGCGTGGGCCGCGTGGCTTCGAGGCTTCCTGCCAGCCCTCCGTGGATCCAGAAGAGAAGAGGGAATAGAAGGGGAAGAAGCAGATCAAAAATGCAAGCTTGCGCTCTTTGCACCTCCATGTTCAGGACGTCGATGGTTACGATGAAGATTTCCGCCCCTCACGCTCTAAG ACGGGATGCAAGAACAATTCGGATGAGATCTCTTGTGTCTCAGTTTACACGTGGAGTATCAAGAAGGGAAGTTGTTGGTGTTGCTGCTTTGATTTTCTCTAACCCTGCTCTTTCATTGCCGCTGCAAGAGGCAAAGGACTCTGAGAACATCCG GTACCGGAAGCTAGAGAGTGGTGTGAAAATCCAAG atATCATTGAAGGGGAAGGTCCAGAAGCACATGAAGGAGATCTTGTTGAATTTAATTATGTTTGCCGAAGATCAAACGGGTACTTTGTGCACAG CACAGTTGACCAATTCAGTGGGGAGAGCAGTCCTGTGGTGCTTCCCCTCGATGGGAAACAG ATTATAGAGGGCCTTAAAGATGTTATAGTTGGCATGAAAGCTGGAG GGAAACGTAGAGCTTTGATTCCCCCAAATGTTGGTTATATAAATGAAAACCTAAAACCAATACCTGATGAG TTTGGTCCCCGGAGAAGTCTCTTGTCTCATGCAAGCGAGCCATTGGTTTTTGAGGTTCAGCTCTTGAAGGTGCTGTGA
- the LOC121982160 gene encoding peptidyl-prolyl cis-trans isomerase FKBP16-1, chloroplastic-like isoform X1: MGRWLNGSGEWATTAANGSGSGRGRRGIRDPWHGNRIEAMTEKAATGVLGVLLQCSRRADIFSVDGVGRVASRLPASPPWIQKRRGNRRGRSRSKMQACALCTSMFRTSMVTMKISAPHALSLCRRDARTIRMRSLVSQFTRGVSRREVVGVAALIFSNPALSLPLQEAKDSENIRISRYRKLESGVKIQDIIEGEGPEAHEGDLVEFNYVCRRSNGYFVHSTVDQFSGESSPVVLPLDGKQIIEGLKDVIVGMKAGGKRRALIPPNVGYINENLKPIPDEFGPRRSLLSHASEPLVFEVQLLKVL; the protein is encoded by the exons ATGGGGAGATGGCTTAACGGCTCGGGCGAATGGGCGACGACGGCGGCTAACGGCTCGGGCAGCGGCAGAGGGAGAAGGGGAATTAGAGATCCATGGCATGGAAATAGAATTGAAGCAATGACAGAAAAGGCTGCAACAGGGGTTTTAGGGGTTCTCTTGCAGTGTTCGA GAAGGGCAGACATATTCTCTGTCGATGGCGTGGGCCGCGTGGCTTCGAGGCTTCCTGCCAGCCCTCCGTGGATCCAGAAGAGAAGAGGGAATAGAAGGGGAAGAAGCAGATCAAAAATGCAAGCTTGCGCTCTTTGCACCTCCATGTTCAGGACGTCGATGGTTACGATGAAGATTTCCGCCCCTCACGCTCTAAG TTTGTGCAGACGGGATGCAAGAACAATTCGGATGAGATCTCTTGTGTCTCAGTTTACACGTGGAGTATCAAGAAGGGAAGTTGTTGGTGTTGCTGCTTTGATTTTCTCTAACCCTGCTCTTTCATTGCCGCTGCAAGAGGCAAAGGACTCTGAGAACATCCG AATCTCTAGGTACCGGAAGCTAGAGAGTGGTGTGAAAATCCAAG atATCATTGAAGGGGAAGGTCCAGAAGCACATGAAGGAGATCTTGTTGAATTTAATTATGTTTGCCGAAGATCAAACGGGTACTTTGTGCACAG CACAGTTGACCAATTCAGTGGGGAGAGCAGTCCTGTGGTGCTTCCCCTCGATGGGAAACAG ATTATAGAGGGCCTTAAAGATGTTATAGTTGGCATGAAAGCTGGAG GGAAACGTAGAGCTTTGATTCCCCCAAATGTTGGTTATATAAATGAAAACCTAAAACCAATACCTGATGAG TTTGGTCCCCGGAGAAGTCTCTTGTCTCATGCAAGCGAGCCATTGGTTTTTGAGGTTCAGCTCTTGAAGGTGCTGTGA